The Pelobacter seleniigenes DSM 18267 genomic sequence CCTGGCGAGATATTGCCGCAACAGCAAATAATCGATCAGCTCCAGCCCATGCCCGCTGCGGATGGACCAACCCCGTTCCTGTAGAAATATTTCGAAATGGTGCAGATCGCGCAGGTACGCTGCGACAGTATGTCCAGACAGGTTGCGCTCGGTCGTCAGATGCTGCTCAAACTGGCGCAGATAATCGGTCATGGCAAGGCCCTCCAACCGACCGAACCGGGCTGCCGGCAAACGGCGATGAATTGACGACACCCCCTCAGCATGGCATACTTCCCGATCATAACATGTGTTGTTAAGGCTGCTAACATCCAGACAAACCTTTCGTTTCCTTAACCCAAGCGAACTACAAAGACGTTAGTTACATCTATGTACCTGATATTCAGTTTACTTATCAAGGCGGTCGTTGCTTTTCTGATTTTTGACCTGCTGACAGTCCTGCTGAGCTACAGTATCAGCTGGTATGAAAAATCCAATGCTGATCCAGCTCTGATTGAACAGAGATTTTCCTGGAAAAACCTGCGGCTGCTTGCTTGGCTGGTCTTCCCGGAAGTTTTTTTCAACAGCCTGACCGTTGCCTCCATCCCTTTCGGCATGATCAGAAAAAAAACGCCCCATCTGATCCGTGGCGTGCCCCCGACCTTGCTGTTGCACGGTCTCTTTGATAATCAAGCCAGTTGGTTCTGGTTCAAATGGCAATTGAAAAGAAGAGGGATTAAGAACCTGGTCACCATCAATTTGTCCTCCTGGCACAACGAAGAGGTCCTGACCGAACTGCTGGCAAAAAGAATTGATGAACTCCGCATTCAGGTCGGCGTCAACAAGGTTCACCTGGTCGCTCATTCTATGGGCGGCATGATTGCACGCAATTATATCCAGCTGCGGGGCGGAGCCGACAAGGTCGATCAATTCGTTTGCCTGGGAACACCTCACCATGGGTCCAGGCTGGCCTCTTTTTCCATTGCTCCGTTGGGAAAAATCCTTCTTCCGAGTTCTGATTTTCTCAAACGCCTCAACAGTGCCGCGGTTCCGCAAGGAGTCACCTTGACCAACATCTATTCCCGCAAGGACAACATGGTCTTGCCGAACGAATTCAATCACC encodes the following:
- a CDS encoding esterase/lipase family protein; translated protein: MYLIFSLLIKAVVAFLIFDLLTVLLSYSISWYEKSNADPALIEQRFSWKNLRLLAWLVFPEVFFNSLTVASIPFGMIRKKTPHLIRGVPPTLLLHGLFDNQASWFWFKWQLKRRGIKNLVTINLSSWHNEEVLTELLAKRIDELRIQVGVNKVHLVAHSMGGMIARNYIQLRGGADKVDQFVCLGTPHHGSRLASFSIAPLGKILLPSSDFLKRLNSAAVPQGVTLTNIYSRKDNMVLPNEFNHLNWGNAVELDNMGHTALIYRSAAINAAAAALQNKGNA